The DNA sequence CATACGCCCATTCTAGGGCCAGGTGACGCAGTAGGGTTTGAGGAGGGCGTGCTGGCCGCCCCCGTAGCGGGAAAGCATCGCCTCCTGCACCCCCGGCTCCGGCCAGAGGTAGTCCACCACCAAGGGGGCGTCCTCGTTCTGGGCCCCGCCCAGGTTCCAGGGCCCCGCCTCCTTGCCCACGGGGCGGAAGTGGTCCGGCCCGTACCCGTCCTGGCTCCCCACCAGGACGTAGAAGCAGACCCGCTGGCCCTTCTCGGGGTTGAAGAGCTTCTTGTCCAGCTGGAGGATGACCGCCTTGTCCGCCGGGCTGGAGGAGACCACCAGACCACCTACGGTGTCCCGCCCGTCCGGGAAGCCCACCCTCTGGCCGTACTGGGGCCAGCCCGCCGCCTTCAGGAAGAGGTCCCAGGGGTGCTCCGGGTCAAAGACCACCTTGGCCCCGGGGGCGAAGGGGCTGGTCCCTCCCCCCTCCTGGTAGTCCAGGTAGACGTTGATGAGCTGGTGGCTGAACCCCGCCGGGGCCCCCCAGGGGTTGGTCATCTCCTTGAAGGTGAAGACGAAGGTCCAGGTGGCCCCCGCGTCCAAAACGCGCATCTCCAGGAGGTCAAACAGGCCCCGGTGCGGGGCGAAGGCGGCGTCCAGGGGGTAGGTGTAGGTCCCGGGGCCGTGGTCGTCCCCCTCCGGGTCGGTAATGCGCAGGACCTCCCGGCCCGAGAGGCGCTGGGGCAGGCTCAGGGCCAGGGGGTTCTGGTTGGGAGCGGCGTCCAGGACCCGGCCGTCCGGGCCGTTCAGGACCACGGCCAGGCTCAGGGTATCCCCCGCCTCCACGCCCAAGGTGGTGTAGGGGATGCGGAGCTCCACCACCTCGTCCACGAAGGCCCGGCGGCCCGCCAGGTCCCGGGGGGAGCTGGCCAGGACCCACTCCCCGCCCTCGTAGGCGTACCGGACGAGAACGGCCTGGCCGTCCTCCACCCGGTCAAAGTCCAGGCTAACCCGCTGCTGGAGGGGAAAGCCCAAGGAGAAGTCCCCGCCCAGGGGGAAGGCGGCCCCTCCCGAGGCCCCCTTGCGGGTGGCGTAGACGTGGAGCTGGTACCCCTGGCCCACCAAGGCGCGGGCGGGGGTACCGTCCTTCAGGTCCACCCGCAGGTAGACGTTCTGCTCGTCAAACCCCAGGTAGACCCCCTGGATGAGGTCGCTCTGGGTCTGCATCGTCCCCGCCTCGAGGTCCGGCAGGTACCCCGCCCCCCGCCACTCCTCCGCCGTCGTAACCCGCCCGTCCAGGACCGGCTGGACCCGGCCCGGGCTCGAGGCGGGCTGTACGGGCGGGCGGACGGCGATGAACAGCTCCTCGGGGGGCTTCTCGCCCAAGGTGGTGTAGACGGCCCGCAAGAGGGCCCGGAAGGCCTCGTCAAAGGGCGGGTTGTTGGGGAAGCCGGTGTCCTGGCCGTACCACCAGAACCAGTCCGAGGCCTCGGCGGCGTAGATCAGGCCCATGGCCTTCTCCGCCACCTGGGGGTCGCCGCCCTCCTTCCGGTACTGCTCCACCTTCTGGCGGGCCCGGCTCAGCCGGTCCCAGGCCTCGTTCTCCTCGGGCTCCCCGGCCCACATGGCGAAGTCCCCCGCCCAGCCGCCGGTGGCGAGCCGGGGAATGGGGGTGGAGGGAAGGCCGAGGAGGTCCTTGAAGAGGACGGTCTGGAGGGTGCCCTTCCGCTGCTCCT is a window from the Thermus filiformis genome containing:
- a CDS encoding glucodextranase DOMON-like domain-containing protein; translation: MKKLLALASLLAFGLAQPLKVAILWHQHQPPYENPLTGVYEGPWVRMHGVNDYPWMAEVLKEFPEIRVTFDYTSTLLKQIGDYLAGRAKDAYWRVSEKPISSLTPEERAFVRERFFDINPRFIEGSPRYKALRAKRDRKEEFTDQELQDLRVLWNLYWINVDYIRQDPRLEALYRKDQGFTQEDLDYVLKKHLELMARILPLHQELYQRGQIDLVTTPYYHPILPILLDKEAVRESNPALKPPAEPIAWPEDAAWQVEAGLRYFREVFGFSPVGVWPPEGAVSQKAAELYAQKGVRFLVTDEAILGRSGFPTTPQALTRLYHVEKDGARVHLFFRHRDLSDRIGFAYSQMSAERAVEDFISSLLKIREAVIRENPEAVLTIALDGENAWENYPENGNTFRRLLYRRLTEEQRKGTLQTVLFKDLLGLPSTPIPRLATGGWAGDFAMWAGEPEENEAWDRLSRARQKVEQYRKEGGDPQVAEKAMGLIYAAEASDWFWWYGQDTGFPNNPPFDEAFRALLRAVYTTLGEKPPEELFIAVRPPVQPASSPGRVQPVLDGRVTTAEEWRGAGYLPDLEAGTMQTQSDLIQGVYLGFDEQNVYLRVDLKDGTPARALVGQGYQLHVYATRKGASGGAAFPLGGDFSLGFPLQQRVSLDFDRVEDGQAVLVRYAYEGGEWVLASSPRDLAGRRAFVDEVVELRIPYTTLGVEAGDTLSLAVVLNGPDGRVLDAAPNQNPLALSLPQRLSGREVLRITDPEGDDHGPGTYTYPLDAAFAPHRGLFDLLEMRVLDAGATWTFVFTFKEMTNPWGAPAGFSHQLINVYLDYQEGGGTSPFAPGAKVVFDPEHPWDLFLKAAGWPQYGQRVGFPDGRDTVGGLVVSSSPADKAVILQLDKKLFNPEKGQRVCFYVLVGSQDGYGPDHFRPVGKEAGPWNLGGAQNEDAPLVVDYLWPEPGVQEAMLSRYGGGQHALLKPYCVTWP